The Primulina eburnea isolate SZY01 chromosome 8, ASM2296580v1, whole genome shotgun sequence genome contains a region encoding:
- the LOC140839634 gene encoding LOW QUALITY PROTEIN: ribosome biogenesis regulatory protein homolog (The sequence of the model RefSeq protein was modified relative to this genomic sequence to represent the inferred CDS: inserted 1 base in 1 codon; deleted 1 base in 1 codon) produces MAEKQCEIDVGNLMAFNPHHHFVSPNSSRENVVKEALEEGNRLAQAVVDALFSLPSTEEEDHVGPIVELPEPTTKLPREKPFPNPKPPTKWELFAQKKGIQKHKKGKLVFDDQTASWKRRHGYDRVNDDNDIPIIEAKATDEPGKDPFAERRKEKKSRVDKQEKNRLQNLKQVVKVGTLPSHIQLAATALPITGTQSKPKKVSKDELLNVAGLAATATASGGKFDKKLPGEKPPKHEKKYRKFLPAVEGSGMGALEKQQTEKVLNNLISKNSHEILNVEKAVNMYNVKKEKRQNKRGGTSXHTSSRLKPEKKSFKKSSPSKRQDKKSFKKTSKKGPSSKGKSK; encoded by the exons ATGGCGGAAAAACAATGCGAAATCGACGTAGGAAACCTTATGGCGTTCAACCCACATCACCACTTTGTCTCTCCCAACTCTTCCAG AGAGAATGTGGTGAAAGAGGCCCTTGAAGAGGGTAACAGATTAGCTCAAGCAGTTGTGGATGCCCTCTTCAGTTTGCCTTCAACGGAAGAG GAAGACCATGTTGGCCCCATTGTAGAGTTGCCTGAACCTACTACCAAATTACCGAGAGAAAAACCT TTTCCAAATCCTAAGCCTCCAACAAAGTGGGAATTGTTTGCTCAAAAGAAAG GTATACAAAAGCACAAGAAAGGAAAACTAGTTTTTGATGATCAGACTGCCAGTTGGAAGCGCCGTCACGGCTATGATCGAGTAAATGATGACAACGATATACCAATCATCGAGGCTAAAGCCACTGatg AACCAGGTAAAGATCCCTTTGCTGAGAGACGGAAAGAGAAGAAAAGCAGAGTTGATAAACAGGAGAAAAATCGGTTACAGAACTTGAAGCAAGTGGTGAAAGTTGGTACCTTACCAAG CCATATTCAACTTGCTGCCACAGCTTTACCTATTACAGGAACCCAGTCAAAGCCTAAGAAAGTTAGCAAGGACGAGCTACTGAATGTTGCTGGATTGGCTGCAACTGCGACAGCCAGTGGTGGAAAATTTGACAAGAAACTGCCAGGGGAAAAACCCCCAAAGCATGAAAAGAAATACAGAAAG TTCTTACCAGCCGTGGAAGGATCGGGAATGGGTGCGTTGGAAAAACAGCAAACCGAGAAAGTTCTGAACAATTTGATCTCCAAAAATTCTCATGAGATACTCAATGTAGAAAAG GCTGTGAATATGTACAATGTGAAGAAGGAGAAGAGGCAAAATAAACGAGGTGGGACAT TTCATACCTCAAGCAGGTTAAAACCGGAGaagaaatctttcaagaaatcaTCCCCAAGCAAAAGGCAAGATAAGAAATCTTTTAAGAAAACATCGAAAAAGGGGCCTTCGAGTAAAGGTAAATCAAAATGA
- the LOC140839635 gene encoding chaperone protein dnaJ 49-like, with amino-acid sequence MDGNKDEAVKCLKIAKNALESGDRSRALKFIDKARRLDPCIEIDGLLSNLNGSKTEKNGPDEFTEENTSNPSPSGPRRRVQAGGTPPTSSSSSSASAAYTEEQVTVVREIKRKKNYYEILGLEKSCSAEDVRKAYRKLSLKVHPDKNNAPGSEESFKMVSKAFQCLSDEERRKKYDLVGLEEPVYERRGGAANGMQGFNGFYDADVDAEEIFRNFFFGGMHPANTANFGGFSFGPRVRVRTGGVDNGSNWLRALIQLLPVILILLVNFMPSSEPIYSLTRSYSHDYRFSTPKGVNYYVKSSNFEQQYPPTSQERNAIERRVEDDYHGYLVHKCRAEWQHLQWGYRRDTPSCDALKRFETLAQ; translated from the coding sequence ATGGATGGAAACAAGGATGAGGCGGTGAAGTGCTTGAAAATCGCCAAAAATGCGCTGGAGTCGGGGGACAGAAGCCGTGCCCTGAAATTCATTGATAAAGCTCGTAGATTGGATCCATGTATTGAAATTGATGGTTTGTTGTCTAATCTCAACGGATCGAAGACAGAAAAGAATGGCCCTGATGAATTCACAGAAGAAAATACGTCTAATCCCTCTCCAAGCGGCCCACGCCGCAGAGTTCAGGCAGGCGGGACCCCGCCAACATCTTCCTCCTCATCTAGCGCGTCTGCAGCCTACACAGAGGAGCAAGTCACTGTTGTGAGGGAGATTAAGAGGAAGAAAAATTATTATGAGATTTTGGGGTTAGAGAAGAGTTGTAGTGCCGAAGATGTTCGAAAGGCTTATAGGAAATTGTCACTGAAAGTCCACCCTGATAAAAACAATGCCCCAGGTTCGGAGGAGTCGTTTAAGATGGTATCAAAGGCTTTTCAATGTCTGAGCGATGAGGAGAGGCGGAAAAAATACGATCTTGTTGGGTTGGAGGAGCCAGTGTACGAGAGGCGAGGTGGTGCTGCAAATGGCATGCAAGGTTTTAATGGTTTTTATGATGCGGATGTTGATGCTGAAGAAATTTTTAGGAATTTCTTTTTTGGGGGTATGCATCCGGCAAACACTGCTAATTTTGGTGGGTTCTCGTTTGGACCTCGGGTGAGGGTGAGGACAGGTGGAGTTGATAATGGATCTAATTGGTTGAGGGCTTTGATTCAATTATTGCCTGTCATACTGATTTTGTTGGTGAACTTCATGCCATCATCAGAACCAATTTATTCGCTCACGAGGTCCTATTCACATGACTATCGGTTTAGTACACCAAAGGGCGTGAATTATTATGTGAAGTCCTCAAATTTTGAGCAACAATATCCACCAACTAGTCAGGAACGCAATGCAATTGAACGACGTGTTGAGGATGACTATCACGGATACCTTGTACACAAATGCAGAGCTGAGTGGCAGCATCTTCAATGGGGCTACAGACGGGATACACCAAGCTGTGATGCATTAAAGCGTTTTGAGACTCTGGCCCAGTGA